A genomic region of Raphanus sativus cultivar WK10039 chromosome 6, ASM80110v3, whole genome shotgun sequence contains the following coding sequences:
- the LOC108810544 gene encoding LOB domain-containing protein 12: MGGPGSSPCASCKLLRRRCAKDCIFAPYFPPDDPHKFAIVHKVFGASNVSKMLQELPVHQRADAVNSLVFEANARVRDPVYGCVGAISYLQNQVSQLQMQLAVAQAEILCIQMQHEPTLQSHHQVLELDQDDKALLLHNNIDNCCNNNNNNLGYAMSSGQFNSNFASPSSIMQMQMQMQDPLKQESLWT; encoded by the exons ATGGGCGGTCCTGGATCATCACCATGTGCTTCGTGTAAGCTTCTTCGACGACGCTGTGCAAAAGATTGCATATTTGCACCTTATTTCCCTCCTGACGATCCTCACAAATTCGCCATTGTTCATAAGGTCTTCGGCGCAAGCAACGTCAGCAAAATGTTGCAG GAGCTACCGGTTCATCAAAGAGCTGATGCGGTGAATAGTCTGGTTTTCGAAGCAAACGCACGAGTTAGAGATCCTGTATACGGCTGCGTAGGAGCAATCTCTTACTTACAAAATCAAGTCTCACAGCTTCAAATGCAACTAGCAGTGGCTCAAGCCGAGATTCTCTGCATCCAGATGCAACACGAGCCAACTTTACAGTCTCACCATCAAGTACTTGAACTAGACCAAGACGATAAAGCTCTCTTGCTACACAACAACATCGATAACTGCTGCAACAACAATAATAACAACTTGGGTTATGCCATGTCTTCTGGGCAGTTCAACTCTAACTTTGCTTCTCCAAGCAGTATAATGCAAATGCAGATGCAAATGCAAGACCCTCTGAAGCAAGAATCTCTTTGGACTTGA